The following coding sequences are from one Alosa alosa isolate M-15738 ecotype Scorff River chromosome 3, AALO_Geno_1.1, whole genome shotgun sequence window:
- the LOC125292695 gene encoding ADP-ribosylation factor-like protein 4C, whose protein sequence is MGNSFSNVSAFQSLHIVMLGLDSAGKTTVLYRLKFNEFVNTVPTIGFNTEKIKLSNGTAKGISCHFWDVGGQEKLRPLWKSYSRCTDGIIYVVDSVDVDRLEEAKTELHKVTKFAENQGTPLLVIANKQDLPKSLPVADIEKQLALHELTPSTTYHVQPACAIIGEGLHEGMDKLYEMILKRRKSLKQKKKR, encoded by the coding sequence ATGGGCAACAGTTTCTCTAACGTGTCAGCCTTCCAGTCTCTACATATTGTGATGCTGGGTTTGGACTCTGCTGGAAAAACGACTGTCTTGTACCGTCTTAAATTTAACGAATTTGTGAACACCGTACCAACAATTGGATTTAACACAGAGAAGATCAAATTGAGCAATGGTACGGCTAAAGGTATCAGTTGTCATTTTTGGGACGTCGGTGGGCAGGAGAAGCTGCGGCCCTTGTGGAAATCCTACAGTCGGTGCACGGACGGCATCATATATGTTGTCGACTCGGTAGATGTGGACCGACTTGAGGAGGCTAAGACGGAGCTTCACAAAGTCACCAAATTTGCGGAAAACCAAGGTACGCCACTGCTGGTAATTGCTAACAAGCAGGACCTGCCCAAGTCTCTTCCCGTGGCTGACATTGAGAAACAACTGGCCCTCCACGAGCTCACGCCATCAACAACATATCACGTTCAACCCGCCTGTGCAATTATTGGAGAGGGACTTCACGAGGGCATGGATAAACTTTATGAAATGATTTTAAAGCGACGGAAATCGCTGAAGCAAAAAAAGAAGCGGTAG